The DNA window GCCTGCCTTCATCCCGCCGCTCAAGAAGGATCTGGAGGTTCTGCCTCCTGAACACCGGGTGGCCATGGTGGAGTTGGGGGTCCAGGCCTATCCCAAGTTCCGGGTCTCCCGCTTGGAGATTGATGCGAAAGGCGTCTCCTATACCGTACACACTCTGCGCCGCTTGCGCGAAGAACTTCCGGCCGGGACAGAGCTTTTCTTTTTGGCAGGCACGGATGTATTGCGTTCCTTGGACCGGTGGTACAGGCGGGAAGAGGTCTTGAGCCTGGCGCAATTTGTGGTCGGAATCCGGCCCGGTTTTGAGGCTGAACCGATTCCTTCAGGTGTGCGCCTGGTGGAGATTGAAGCGAAGCGGGTGTCCTCGACCGAAATCCGGACTCGCATTGCCAAAGGGGAGTCGACGGAAACCTTGATTCCTCAAGTGGTAAGGGATTATATTGATCGGAATGGTTTTTACCGCTAGCCCGGATATTTTTTGAGACAGGAGTACACGCATGGTTCGATGCTGTGCAATCAACAAAGACGGTGTATACGAGGAGTTCACGGATGAGAACCGCATCACCGAACTCCTAAGTATTCCCGAGGCCTTGATCTGGGCAGATGTCGACCGTCCGGCAGAGGACGATATCGAAATTCTCCTCAACCGTTTTGGTCTGCACCCTCTTACGGTTGAAGATATTATTCTGCCCAATGCTCGTCCCAAGGCGGAGAACTTCGACAAATATCTTTTTGTAGTGTTGCACGCGATCGGCCAGGAGTCTGTGTCAGGCGGAGAGATGGAACCCATCGAACTGGATATTTGTGTGGGAGGAAATTTTGTGATTACGGCCCACTCCACGGCATTACGCTGTGTTGATTTCAATTGGGAGCGTTTTGCAAAGGGTTCGCCGAATATGAGGCGCGGCACGGACTTTCTTTTTCACTCCATTGCCGATGCGGTGGTGGATCACTATTTCCCCATTGTGGACCATCTGGATGAACAGACCGACAAGCTCGAAGACAAGCTTTTTGAAGACCCGGATCCTGAGGACCTCACGAAGCTCCACGACCTGCGCAAGCAGGCCATGGTCCTGCGCCGGATTATCGGCCCCCAAAGGGACCTGGTGAGTTCCTTGCTTAGAGGAGATTTTCGCTGGATCCGGCCGGCTGTCTACATGTACTTGAGGGACGTTCATGACCACCTGGTGCGCTTGCACGATCTGGTGGACGCCAGCCGGGAATTGATCGCAGGGTCCTTGGACACCTATGTTTCGGTGACTTCGAACCGTTTGAATGAAATTATGAAGGTGCTCGCGGTTATTGCCACGATGATGATGCCCCTCACTTTAATTACGGGTATTTACGGAATGAACTTCGCAAATATGCCGGAACTCCATCACCCTTGGGGATATCCCTTGGTTTGGGTCCTCATGGCCGCGGTCGCGGGCGGGATGTTTTTGTACTTTAAGAAGCAAAACTGGTTCTGACCGGCATCAGGAACGGGTCCGGGCTTCAGTTGACAGGCTTTTTTCAAGTATGCTAGCGTGATTGAGATCATTCACCCCCCGCAAGCGGGATTTGGGCGGGTTAGCTTGGAGGAAATTATGTCTGAAGAAGCATATTGCGTGAAATGCAAGGCCAAGAAGCAAATGCAGGATACTGAGCGCGTTACTATGAAGAATGGGCGTCCCGCCATGAAGGGCAAGTGCCCGGACTGTGGCACTGGTATGTATAAGATTCTCAAGCCCGGCTCCTAGACGTTTGGTGGCAAGAACGACTCAGGAGATTGGCGCCAAAGAAAAAGCCATTTTGTTCGCCGAGGCCTTGTCTGACAAGAAGGCAGTTGACCTTCTGGTTCTAGACTTGACCTCGGCGGCCACATTTACGGACTACTTCGTTATTTCAACCGGCACATCCCCGACCCATCTTAAGGCCATGTCCGACAATGCGGGCAAGGTCGCCGGCGAGAAGGGAATCAAAGGGGGGCACGTTGAGGGGTTCCAGGAAGCGGTTTGGATTCTCCAGGACTTCGGCAACGTGGTGATCCATCTGTTCTCCAAGGAGGCAAGAGAGTACTACAGCTTGGAGAGGCTCTGGGGAGATGTGCCCAGACTTCCCGTTAACCCGTAGAGTGCTCCCGTGCGTCCTTCAAATCTTGAAATAGGTCTGGAACAAATACTGTGCCGTGTGCTCGCGGACTCGGGTTATACCGAGGATTCCACTCCTATCCCTATCCAACTCGAAATTCCTAAGGTGCCCAGCCACGGGGATCTGACCACGAATGTGGCCATGCGTCTAGCCAAGGTTGCGCACAAAGCACCCACGCAACTGGCCGGGGAAATCGCTGCTGCCCTGCAGCAACAGCTGGGGAATGCGGGTTTGGCCGGGGCGGTGCGCGAAATCAAAGTGCAGCCGCCCGGATTCATCAATTTCTGGTTGAGCGACACGGCCTTGTATCAGACCCTGTTCTCCATCCTCGACTTTCCTGAAGAATACGGAAAGGTTCCTGTCAAAGCGCCCGTTACCCTGGTGGAGTATGTGAGCGCCAATCCCACGGGCCCCATGACTGTGGCCCATGGCCGCCAGGCTGCTTTTGGGGATGCCTTGGCGCGCATTCTGGAATTCCTCGAAATTCCCGTGACGCGTGAATACTATGTCAATGACGAAGGCCGCCAGATCGGACTCCTGGGTGAATCCGTATTGGCCCGCGCGCTTGAGCTCCAGGGCCGGACCCTCTCCTTGCCCGAGGACGGCTACCAGGGTGAATACATCGTGGACGTGGCCAAAGATCTCCTGAAGGATCATCCGGAGTGGGTTAAGGCGGGCAAGCCGGAGCTCGCCCGGATATCCAGGTTTGCCGTGGAGCATATTCTCAAAGGGATCCGGGAAGACCTGGAGGTCTTTAGGGTCGGATTTGATCAATGGACCTGGCAGTCCGGATTCCGCGAGTCCGGGGAGCTTCAAGGGAGTTTGGATACCCTGAAAGAGGCAGGTCATATTTTTGAAGAAGAAGGGGCTCTCTGGTTCCGGTCCACGGCTTTTGGGGACGACAAGGACCGGGTTGTGGTGCGCGCCAATGGAGACAGCACCTACCTTGCCTCGGATATTGCCTACCACAGGCAAAAACTCCAGCGAGGTTTTGAGCGCATGGTGGATGTGTGGGGGCCGGACCACCACGGTTATATTGCGCGCATCAAGGCCTGTATTGAGGCATTCGGCCAGGATCCCAAGGCCCTGAACGTAATCCTGGTCCAGCTTTGTTCGCTTTTCCGCAAAGGCCAGCCGGTTCGTATGTCCACCCGGGCAGGGGAGTTTGTCACTCTGAGAGAGCTGGTAGACGAGGTGGGTGTGGATGCCGCGCGTTTCTTTTATTTGATGCGCAAGGCAGATGCGCATCTGAATTTTGATTTGGAGCTGGCCAAGGAGCGCAGCCTGGAAAATCCGGTCTACTACATCCAATACGCTCATGCGCGTATCTGCGGGATTTTGGAACGCAATGCGGGCGCGGCGTCCGTGGCGCCCGGTGAGATCGAGTATTCCCTATTGCAGGAGGAAGTGGAGGTCGCAATCCTGCGCCGCATGCGGGAGTTTCCGCATTCCTTGCGTGTGGCTGCCGGGGACTTGGAGCCCTTCCAGATTATTCCCTACCTACAGGACCTGGCAGGTCTGTTTCACCGTTTCTACGACCGGCACCGGGTTGTGACTGAGGACCCTGCCTTGACTGCTGCCCGCTGTGCGTTGATCCGCGGAGTGCGTTCGGTTCTTGCGCGCGGCCTGGATCTTCTGGGAGTGGGTGCTCCGGAAACGATGTGAGGACTCCCTGATGTCCTTCGAATCGGTCGAATTTCATTGCGGACAAGAGTTGGATATGCAGGAAGCTCTCCGCCGGATGGTGAAGCTGGGCTTTGAGCGTGTGCAGGCTGTGTCTGAGCCCGGGGATGTGGCTTTGCGCGGGGGTGTGGTCGACGTGTTTCCCGCCGATTTCGAATTGCCGGTGCGCGTGGAGTTTGACGGCGATACGGTGGCCACTCTTCGCAGCTTCCGGATGGACACGGGCGAGCCTGTAGACAATCACGACATGCTTGTGGTGCTTCCGTATTTTCGCCCGGGAGCCAAGGCGCGTTCGCTGGAATTCCTGGCCTTGGAAGAAACTCCGGTGGAGCAGTTTGTGGATCTGCGCCGGGGAGACCTGGCTGTGCACATGGATCACGGAATCGGGCGCTATCTGGGGCGCAAGAAGCTCCGTGAAAAAGCCGGGCACGAGTCGGACCACATGATTCTGGAGTACGCGGACAAGGACCGGCTTTATGTGCCTTCACACCAGGCCCATTTGGTCCAGAAGTACATCGGTTTTGAAGGCAAGTCTCCCAAGCTCCACAAGCTGGGCGGCAAGGCTTGGGATCGCACCAAGGACAGGGTGCGGGACAGCCTGCGCGCGTATGCGACTGAGCTTTTGCACCTGCAGGCTTTGCGCCAGACCATGGAGGGTTTTCAGACCAGTGCGGACACGGACTGGCAGCGGGAGTTTGAAGAGAGTTTTCCTTATGAGGAAACCGCGGATCAGATCCGTTCTTCCATGGAGGTCAAGCGGGATATGGAGTCCCCGCAACCTATGGACAGGCTTATTTGCGGGGATGTGGGGTACGGCAAGACGGAAGTAGCTCTGAGAGCGGCCTTCAAGGTGGTGATGGACAACCGCCAGGTGGCCATGCTCGTGCCTACGACGATTCTGGCCGAGCAGCACTTTCGCTCATTTACAGACCGGCTCAAGCATTTGCCGATTAATGTGCAGATGCTCAGTCGTTTTCGCACGGCTTCGGAACAGGCGGATACTGTCAAAGGTTTGGCGGATGGGCGGGTTGATATGGTGATCGGCACGCACCGGCTTTTTTCCCCGGATGTGCAGTTCAAGAATCTGGGGCTGGTGATCATTGACGAGGAACAGCGCTTTGGGGTGGAGCACAAAGAACGCCTGAAACGTATGCGTCTCATGGTGGATATTCTCACCCTGACAGCCACTCCGATCCCCCGCACTCTGTATATGGGGTTGACCGGATTGAGAGATTTGTCTTTGGTCAATACTCCGCCTGAGAAGCGCAGGCCTGTGAAGACGGAGGTCTTCGAAGACTCGGACTCCATTCTCAAAGAGGCCTTTGAACGGGAACTCAATCGGGGCGGCCAGACATTTTTTGTGCACAACCGTGTCAAAGGGATTGAGTCGATCGTGCGCCGTGTGTCCAGGCTGGTTCCGGAGGCGAGGGTGGGCGCGGCCCACGGGCAGATGCCGGCGCGTCTGTTGGAAGCGCAGATGCAGAAGTTTGTGCGCGGGGAGCTGGATATCCTGGTTTGTACCACGATCATTGAATCGGGAATTGATATTCCCAATGCCAACACTCTTTTGGTCAATCGTGCCGATGCATTTGGTCTGGCGGATCTCTACCAATTGCGCGGGCGTGTAGGGCGCTTTGACCGCCAGGCCTATGCTTATTTTTTGATTCCCCGGGGGGCGGTATTGACCGCAGATTCCCAGCGCCGGCTCGATGCGATCCAGGAACACACGGATTTGGGGGCGGGGTTCAAAATTGCCATGGAAGACATGCAAATCCGGGGTGTGGGAAATCTACTGGGCACAGAGCAGAGCGGGCACGTCGAAGCCTTGGGTTTTGATTTATACTGTCGGTTGTTGAGAGCGGTTGTGCACAAGCTAAAGGACAATAAGGCGGGAGATACTTGATCATGCGAAAACTTCTTGGATTATGGCTTGGGTTGTTGGTTTTGGGGTCCGGACTTGCGCAGGCAGCGACTCTGGACCGCATTGTGGCGGTGGTTAACGACGAGATCATTACCGAACGGGAGGTTCAGAGAATTCTCGTACCCGTCTATGAACAGCTCAAAGCGCAGGTTCCCTCAGAGCATCTTGAGCGCGAGTTTGAAATAGCGCGCGAGCGGGTGATCAAGAATCTGATTGATGACAAACTGCTCACGGGAGAAGCCAAACGTTTGGGGATAGAACCCGCAGAAGACAAGGTGGACGCCAAAGTCGAGGAAGCAAAAAAATCCTTTGGCTCTCCGGAACAATTTGAGCTGGCGATCGAGCGCGAGGGGATCACCGAAAAAGAGCTGCGCATGCAGATCATCGACGCCATGCGCCGCAAGCAGCTTGTGGAGCAGGTTGTGGTGGGGCAGGTCCGCGTATCCCCCGCCCAAATCAACCAGTATTATGAGGATAACAAGGAAAGTTTTCGCACCTCGGGCGAGTGGCATATGCGTATGCTTGTGTTGGGGCCGACTGCGGAACGGGATTCCGAACAAACGCTTCTTGTTGCAAAGGAGATCCATAAGCTTTTGGAACAAGGCGAGGACTTTGCCTCTCTGGCCAGGGAATACAGCCAGGGACCGAAGGTCGAAGAGGGAGGGGATTTGGGATGGGTGGATCCCACGACCCTAAGGAGGGAGATCCGCGAAGGCTCTGCGTCCTTGACTCCGGGGGAATATTCCGGGCTCATAGAAATGGAGGGCAAGTGGGTCATTACCTTTCTGGAAGAGCGCCGGGACGGCCGGATTGTGACCCTGGACCAGGCAACCCCGCAAATCCGTGATCATCTTTTTGAAGAACAATTCCGCGTAGAGCTGGAAACGTGGTTGAACAAGCTCAAGAGCGAAGCGTATGTGGATATCCGTGCTTCCGCTGCTGAGGAAGGCTGATGCCCAGGCGCTCCGGTCCTGTCCGGATCGGCATTACACTCGGGGATCCCGCAGGAGTGGGGCCGGAAGTCGTGGCCCGTTCTTTATCGGACCCGGCTGTTTCCGGAGCGGCGGAGTTCCGGATTATCGGGGATGCCGAGGTATGGAAGCGCGCTTGCCGGCGCCTGAGAATCGCGGTGCCGCCTCACCCGTTTGAGGATCTCCAAAATGTGGAAAGCCCCGTTCAGATGGGCCGGATGGAAGCTAAGTGCGGTCAGGCTTCTCTGCAATATCTCGACCGCGCCCTGGAACTTTGGAAGTCCGGAGAAATTGATGCTCTGGTGACCGCCCCCCTTTGCAAGGAGGCTGTGAATCTTTCGGGAGTTTCCTTTTCCGGGCACACCGGTTATCTGGCGCGGGCCTTGGGTGTTGATCTGCCGGTTATGGTTTTGGCAGGTGGAACCGTGCGTGTCATTTTGGTGACGGAGCATGTTCCTCTGCGGGAAGTCCCGGGCTTGATTTCAAAAGAACGCATTGTGCGGATGGTTCGCATTGCTGCGGCGGATTTGAAAGAGGCTTTTGGTTTGCGCCGCCGGCGCATTGCAGTGTGCGGTCTGAATCCCCATGCGGGCGAGGGGGGCTTGTTGGGAACCGAAGACAGAGATCTTGTGGCTCCCGCAGTCCGGTGCCTGAAGGAAGAAGGATTGGATGTGCACGGTCCCTTTCCCTCAGACGGAATTTTTCCGGATGTGTACCAAGGCAAGTACGATGCCGTGGTCTGCATGTATCATGACCAAGGTTTGACGCCTCTCAAGATGGTTTTCCGGCAAGTCTCCGTGAACTGCACTTTTGGTTTGCCTTTTGTGCGTACTTCTCCGGCCCATGGCACTGCCTTTGATATTGCCGGCAAAGGAAAGGCCGATCCTCACTCCACCATGCAGGCTATTTGTACGGCTGCAGATTGGGCCGGCCGCCGCCGGGCCCGCAAACGCGCATGCTGACTCAATCCGGAGTCAAACAGCTCCTCAGCCGGTACCGCGTGCGTCCAAGCCGGCGAATGGGGCAAAACTTTTTTATCGATGCCAATGCGGCGCAGGCCCTGTTGCGTTATTGCCGGTACGCGGAGGGGGATCGTGTCCTGGAAATCGGTCCGGGTCTGGGGTCGATTACGGAACTCCTTTTGGAGACCGGGGCGCGGGTGGTGGCTGTGGAAAAGGATTACCGCTTGGCCAAGGCTCTGGAGGAACGCTTGGGCGCGCACCCGAATCTTCATCTGGTCACCGGGGACTTCCTGCGTCAGGACGCTCAGGCCCTGGTCCGGAATTTTGGAGAAGAGCCCGGGCCTGTTCGTGTGTTCGGAAACGTGCCCTATTGTGTGACCGGACCTCTTGTGGATCAACTGATCCGGGACCGTTGCCATTACTCTGAGGTGCACTTGACCGTGCAGAAAGAAGTGGCTGTGCGCTGGGCCGCGGGGCCCGGGGGCAAAGAGCTTGCAGCCTCCTCTTATATGATCCAGTGTTTTGCCGAGGTCGAGGTCTTGCACCGGCTTTCGCCGGGGGTCTTCTACCCAAAACCTGAGGTGGAGTCCGTTTTCTTGAGGCTCAAACTCCGGACCCAACCGCTGGTGGAAAATGAACTGCTTCCTCTGTGGACCGAGCTGGTGCGGCGCTCGTTTGCGCAGAGGCGGAAGAAATTGTTGAGCTCCTTGCAGGCAGTGCCCGAACCTCAGTGGACGCGCTCTGTGTGGCAGGAGGAATTGGAAAGGGCGCAGATCGATCCCAATGCCCGTCCCGAGGTTTTGAGTCTGGAGGATTTCATCCGGCTGGCCCGCACGATTGACAGGGCCTGCAAACGCTTGATATTGTGAAGGCACTAAAGGAGTTACGATGCCTCTTGAAGAAAGTCAGGTTCAACACGTCGCAAGACTGGCCCGCATCCGGCTCACCCCTGAAGAAATTCACGAAATGACCACGCAGCTCGACAAAATTGTCGGCTATGTGGGGGAACTTGATGGAGTGGATACGGCAGATGTGGAGCCCACCTTTCACGTTTTGCCGGTCCATAATGTGTTTCGTCCGGACGAGATCCAGGCTTCTCTGGATCCGGAGGCTGCGTTGGCCTCAGCGCCCAAGCGCTCTGGAACAAGTTTTCAAGTGCCTACCGTAATCGAAGAAGCCTAGAAGATGCCCACCTTTCAAAGTGGCTTAGAACTGCGGGATGCTCTGGCCAAAGGAGATCTCCGGCCCACAGAAGTCGTGGAAGGGGTTCTGGCCCGCATCCAGTCTGTGGACAGCCGGGTGGGGGCGTTTTTGCGCGTGTACGCAGACGCGGCGCGCCGGCGTGCGGCGGAACTGGAATCCACCGGCCCCAAAGGATTGCTCTGGGGTGTCCCTGTGGCCCTGAAAGATAATCTGTGCTGGGAGGGGAATGAGACAACCTGTGCCTCGCGCATTCTCGAAGGTTTCCGTCCTCCTTACAGCGCTTTTGTGGTGCGCCGGCTCCTGGAAGAGGGGGCTGTGCTCATGGGCCAGACCAACATGGATGAGTTCGCGTTCGGCAGTTCCACGGAAACCTCCGCTCTGGGGTCTACGGCCAATCCTTGGGACTTGGGAGCTGTGCCCGGCGGCTCGAGCGGCGGGTCTGCCGCGAGTGTGAGCGAGGGGGCTGTGCCCATTGCTCTGGGATCGGATACCGGGGGCTCGATCCGGCAACCCGCGTCTTTTTGCGGAGTCGTGGGACTCAAGCCCACTTATGGAAGGGTGTCTCGATCCGGATTGATTGCTTTTTCCTCCAGCATGGATCAGATCGGGCCGTTTTCGCGCACGGTGGGAGATTCAGCCTTGGCCTTGCAGGTGATTGCCGGTCATGATCCCGCGGATTCGACCTCGGTGAACCAAGGGGTGCCTGATTATTTGAAGGCTTTGGGCCAGGGTGTGGAGGGATTGCGCATCGGGATTCCTGCCGAGTATTTTTCCGAGGGTTTGAACCCGGAGGTAGAGGCGCGTGTGCGGGAATCCTTGGAACAACTTCGAAGTTTGGGGGCAGAAATTGTGGAAATCACCTTGCCGCACACCCGCTACGCGGTGAGCACGTATTATTTGACGGCTCCTGCAGAGGCCAGCTCCAATCTTGCCCGTTTTGACGGGGTGCAGTACGGCCTGCGTGTGGGGCAGGACGGAGGTCCGCCGAAGAATCTCCTGGATATGTACGAGTCCACCCGCGCGCAGGGATTTGGGGCCGAAGCTAAGCGGCGAATCCTGCTCGGCACCTACGCCCTGAGCACGGGGTATTATGATCAGTACTATCTCAAAGCCCAGAAGGTGCGTACCCTGATCCGGAAAGACTTTGAAGAGGCCTTCAAGCTCTGCGACTGTGTGGCCACGCCCACTTCACCGACTGTGGCCTTTAAGTTCGGAGAGCGCACCAAAGACCCTCTCTCCATGTATTTGTCCGACGTGTTCACGATTCCGGCGAATCTCTCCGGGGTCCCGGCAATTTCCATTCCGTGTGGGTTTGATGCCCAGGGATTGCCTGTGGGTCTGCAACTTTTGGCCCCTGCGTTTGGTGAGGAAATTCTTTTT is part of the Candidatus Omnitrophota bacterium genome and encodes:
- a CDS encoding nicotinate-nucleotide adenylyltransferase produces the protein RPRPDGSGGTDDLQIFDSWDRADPSMSPVKRLGVLGGTFSPIHFGHLSLADQLSKALKLDEVLFMPAFIPPLKKDLEVLPPEHRVAMVELGVQAYPKFRVSRLEIDAKGVSYTVHTLRRLREELPAGTELFFLAGTDVLRSLDRWYRREEVLSLAQFVVGIRPGFEAEPIPSGVRLVEIEAKRVSSTEIRTRIAKGESTETLIPQVVRDYIDRNGFYR
- the corA gene encoding magnesium/cobalt transporter CorA, producing MVRCCAINKDGVYEEFTDENRITELLSIPEALIWADVDRPAEDDIEILLNRFGLHPLTVEDIILPNARPKAENFDKYLFVVLHAIGQESVSGGEMEPIELDICVGGNFVITAHSTALRCVDFNWERFAKGSPNMRRGTDFLFHSIADAVVDHYFPIVDHLDEQTDKLEDKLFEDPDPEDLTKLHDLRKQAMVLRRIIGPQRDLVSSLLRGDFRWIRPAVYMYLRDVHDHLVRLHDLVDASRELIAGSLDTYVSVTSNRLNEIMKVLAVIATMMMPLTLITGIYGMNFANMPELHHPWGYPLVWVLMAAVAGGMFLYFKKQNWF
- the rsfS gene encoding ribosome silencing factor; the protein is MGAKEKAILFAEALSDKKAVDLLVLDLTSAATFTDYFVISTGTSPTHLKAMSDNAGKVAGEKGIKGGHVEGFQEAVWILQDFGNVVIHLFSKEAREYYSLERLWGDVPRLPVNP
- a CDS encoding arginine--tRNA ligase, encoding MRPSNLEIGLEQILCRVLADSGYTEDSTPIPIQLEIPKVPSHGDLTTNVAMRLAKVAHKAPTQLAGEIAAALQQQLGNAGLAGAVREIKVQPPGFINFWLSDTALYQTLFSILDFPEEYGKVPVKAPVTLVEYVSANPTGPMTVAHGRQAAFGDALARILEFLEIPVTREYYVNDEGRQIGLLGESVLARALELQGRTLSLPEDGYQGEYIVDVAKDLLKDHPEWVKAGKPELARISRFAVEHILKGIREDLEVFRVGFDQWTWQSGFRESGELQGSLDTLKEAGHIFEEEGALWFRSTAFGDDKDRVVVRANGDSTYLASDIAYHRQKLQRGFERMVDVWGPDHHGYIARIKACIEAFGQDPKALNVILVQLCSLFRKGQPVRMSTRAGEFVTLRELVDEVGVDAARFFYLMRKADAHLNFDLELAKERSLENPVYYIQYAHARICGILERNAGAASVAPGEIEYSLLQEEVEVAILRRMREFPHSLRVAAGDLEPFQIIPYLQDLAGLFHRFYDRHRVVTEDPALTAARCALIRGVRSVLARGLDLLGVGAPETM
- the mfd gene encoding transcription-repair coupling factor: MSFESVEFHCGQELDMQEALRRMVKLGFERVQAVSEPGDVALRGGVVDVFPADFELPVRVEFDGDTVATLRSFRMDTGEPVDNHDMLVVLPYFRPGAKARSLEFLALEETPVEQFVDLRRGDLAVHMDHGIGRYLGRKKLREKAGHESDHMILEYADKDRLYVPSHQAHLVQKYIGFEGKSPKLHKLGGKAWDRTKDRVRDSLRAYATELLHLQALRQTMEGFQTSADTDWQREFEESFPYEETADQIRSSMEVKRDMESPQPMDRLICGDVGYGKTEVALRAAFKVVMDNRQVAMLVPTTILAEQHFRSFTDRLKHLPINVQMLSRFRTASEQADTVKGLADGRVDMVIGTHRLFSPDVQFKNLGLVIIDEEQRFGVEHKERLKRMRLMVDILTLTATPIPRTLYMGLTGLRDLSLVNTPPEKRRPVKTEVFEDSDSILKEAFERELNRGGQTFFVHNRVKGIESIVRRVSRLVPEARVGAAHGQMPARLLEAQMQKFVRGELDILVCTTIIESGIDIPNANTLLVNRADAFGLADLYQLRGRVGRFDRQAYAYFLIPRGAVLTADSQRRLDAIQEHTDLGAGFKIAMEDMQIRGVGNLLGTEQSGHVEALGFDLYCRLLRAVVHKLKDNKAGDT
- a CDS encoding peptidyl-prolyl cis-trans isomerase, producing the protein MRKLLGLWLGLLVLGSGLAQAATLDRIVAVVNDEIITEREVQRILVPVYEQLKAQVPSEHLEREFEIARERVIKNLIDDKLLTGEAKRLGIEPAEDKVDAKVEEAKKSFGSPEQFELAIEREGITEKELRMQIIDAMRRKQLVEQVVVGQVRVSPAQINQYYEDNKESFRTSGEWHMRMLVLGPTAERDSEQTLLVAKEIHKLLEQGEDFASLAREYSQGPKVEEGGDLGWVDPTTLRREIREGSASLTPGEYSGLIEMEGKWVITFLEERRDGRIVTLDQATPQIRDHLFEEQFRVELETWLNKLKSEAYVDIRASAAEEG
- the pdxA gene encoding 4-hydroxythreonine-4-phosphate dehydrogenase PdxA encodes the protein MPRRSGPVRIGITLGDPAGVGPEVVARSLSDPAVSGAAEFRIIGDAEVWKRACRRLRIAVPPHPFEDLQNVESPVQMGRMEAKCGQASLQYLDRALELWKSGEIDALVTAPLCKEAVNLSGVSFSGHTGYLARALGVDLPVMVLAGGTVRVILVTEHVPLREVPGLISKERIVRMVRIAAADLKEAFGLRRRRIAVCGLNPHAGEGGLLGTEDRDLVAPAVRCLKEEGLDVHGPFPSDGIFPDVYQGKYDAVVCMYHDQGLTPLKMVFRQVSVNCTFGLPFVRTSPAHGTAFDIAGKGKADPHSTMQAICTAADWAGRRRARKRAC
- the rsmA gene encoding ribosomal RNA small subunit methyltransferase A; this translates as MYGCRLGRPPPGPQTRMLTQSGVKQLLSRYRVRPSRRMGQNFFIDANAAQALLRYCRYAEGDRVLEIGPGLGSITELLLETGARVVAVEKDYRLAKALEERLGAHPNLHLVTGDFLRQDAQALVRNFGEEPGPVRVFGNVPYCVTGPLVDQLIRDRCHYSEVHLTVQKEVAVRWAAGPGGKELAASSYMIQCFAEVEVLHRLSPGVFYPKPEVESVFLRLKLRTQPLVENELLPLWTELVRRSFAQRRKKLLSSLQAVPEPQWTRSVWQEELERAQIDPNARPEVLSLEDFIRLARTIDRACKRLIL
- the gatC gene encoding Asp-tRNA(Asn)/Glu-tRNA(Gln) amidotransferase subunit GatC, with protein sequence MPLEESQVQHVARLARIRLTPEEIHEMTTQLDKIVGYVGELDGVDTADVEPTFHVLPVHNVFRPDEIQASLDPEAALASAPKRSGTSFQVPTVIEEA
- the gatA gene encoding Asp-tRNA(Asn)/Glu-tRNA(Gln) amidotransferase subunit GatA; protein product: MPTFQSGLELRDALAKGDLRPTEVVEGVLARIQSVDSRVGAFLRVYADAARRRAAELESTGPKGLLWGVPVALKDNLCWEGNETTCASRILEGFRPPYSAFVVRRLLEEGAVLMGQTNMDEFAFGSSTETSALGSTANPWDLGAVPGGSSGGSAASVSEGAVPIALGSDTGGSIRQPASFCGVVGLKPTYGRVSRSGLIAFSSSMDQIGPFSRTVGDSALALQVIAGHDPADSTSVNQGVPDYLKALGQGVEGLRIGIPAEYFSEGLNPEVEARVRESLEQLRSLGAEIVEITLPHTRYAVSTYYLTAPAEASSNLARFDGVQYGLRVGQDGGPPKNLLDMYESTRAQGFGAEAKRRILLGTYALSTGYYDQYYLKAQKVRTLIRKDFEEAFKLCDCVATPTSPTVAFKFGERTKDPLSMYLSDVFTIPANLSGVPAISIPCGFDAQGLPVGLQLLAPAFGEEILFRVGDAYERSCEWSSKQPDLS